A genomic segment from Asterias amurensis chromosome 6, ASM3211899v1 encodes:
- the LOC139938237 gene encoding uncharacterized protein — protein MPSIRNLQVTFNTYLESYIEVSLMRFATVTAFSCSFGREPDPKKNGIIRWVMPLNHRLRCQCTSIYPGGMNTYTPERGFDPFYTDHPLFTDLDFEIFNYFDCENCSLTNCENGGTFIDDPCHCSCAPKWTGKTCTECALTGCENGGTLDAATCKCTCPKQWMGNDCAECALKTDEDCAHGGSLSDTTSACKCTCTGNWTGNTCTECALTECKNGGTFDATTCICTCPKQWMGIICAETRHYDCQDYLKANSTSMSGVYTIYTSKYPQGLDVYCDMKNWKGSIVIQRRGRGYLNFTRGWDEYMNGFGDMSGSFWLGNEKVRRLTEDQDTSWEIQVQVEVVSMTQQKWRGSKLGNFRLSGENYTIQVDGSWDRGNGCVILSANGKPFSTYDKDNDGDEGINCAEKSQGGWWFDGCDAGEINLNAEFTTNGSKPIGNIECSDPTKANSRIGIKTAL, from the exons ATGCCATCAATAAGGAATCTTCAAGTCACCTTTAACACATACCTAGAATCGTACATTGAAG tGTCCTTGATGAGGTTCGCAACAGTTACAGCATTTAGTTGCAGCTTCGGGAGGGAACCGGACCCTAAGAAGAACGGCATTATACGGTGGGTCATGCCGTTAAATCACCGCCTTCGATGCCAGTGTACCAGCATCTACCCTGGGGGCATGAACACGTATACACCCGAGAGAGGGTTTGATCCGTTTTACACCGATCACCCTCTATTCACAGACCTCGATTTTGAAATATTCAACTACTTCGATTGTGAAA ATTGCTCACTGACTAATTGTGAAAACGGAGGTACATTCATAGACGATCCCTGCCATTGCTCCTGTGCCCCAAAATGGACCGGCAAAACATGTACTG AGTGTGCATTGACTGGCTGTGAGAATGGCGGTACGCTCGATGCAGCAACCTGCAAGTGTACATGCCCGAAACAATGGATGGGAAATGACTGTGCTG AGTGTGCATTGAAGACGGATGAAGATTGTGCGCATGGCGGCTCGCTCAGTGACACCACATCGGCCTGCAAGTGCACTTGCACAGGGAATTGGACAGGAAACACCTGTACTG AGTGTGCATTGACTGAGTGTAAGAACGGCGGGACGTTCGATGCAACAACCTGCATATGCACGTGCCCGAAACAGTGGATGGGAATTATCTGTGCAG AGACCAGACACTACGATTGCCAAGACTATTTAAAGGCTAACTCTACCAGTATGAGTGGTGTTTACACTATTTACACATCGAAGTATCCACAAGGCCTTGATGTATACTGCGACATGAAAAACTGGAAAGGATCGATT GTTATCCAGAGGCGTGGAAGAGGTTACTTGAATTTCACCCGCGGATGGGATGAGTACATGAATGGTTTTGGTGACATGAGTGGGAGCTTCTGGCTGGGAAATGAGAAGGTCCGTCGGTTGACTGAGGATCAAGACACCTCGTGGGAGATTCAAGTCCAGGTTGAGGTTGTGTCAATGACTCAACAGAAGTGGAGGGGTTCTAAATTGGGTAACTTTCGCCTCTCGGGTGAAAACTACACCATTCAAGTTGATGGTTCATGGGACCGCGGAAATG GTTGTGTTATTTTGTCTGCAAATGGCAAACCGTTCTCAACATACGACAAAGACAACGATGGCGACGAAGGGATAAACTGCGCCGAGAAGTCACAGGGAGGCTGGTGGTTTGATGGTTGTGATGCTGGAGAGATTAATCTTAATGCTGAGTTTACAACTAATGGC AGCAAACCCATCGGAAATATAGAATGCTCAGATCCAACGAAAGCCAACAGTCGCATCGGAATCAAAACAGCACTGTGA